A stretch of DNA from Bacteroidales bacterium:
GATTTGAAGAAGGATATCTCGAAAAGCTGAATGTTACATGGGCTGATAACGAACGGGGACGAGGTCCCACCGGCACAGCTATCAGAACAGAAAAACCCGCAATGTGTAAAAACATGCTTACTGACGAAACTTTTAAGCCATGGCGCGAAGAGGCGATTAAAAGAGGATATGCATCTTCAATAGCTATTCCATTTTCGGTTGATAACGAAACTTTTGGTGCAATTACTATTTACTCAAAAGAACCCGACCCATTTTCTGAGGGTGAAGTGAATTTGCTTTTAGAATTGGCAAATGACCTTGCACACGGAATCACAGTAATTAAATTACGTGAAGCCCAAATGAAAGCGGAAGAAGCATTAAGAGAAAGTGAAGAAAAATATCGTTTGCTCTTTAATAAAATGATTGATGGTTTTGCTTTACATGAAATAATTCTTGATGGCAATGGGAAACCTTATGATTACAAATATATAAGTATCAATCCGGCATTTGAAGAACTAACAGGTCTTAAGTCAGAAAATGTTATCGGCAAAAAAGTATCGGAAGTAATACCCACTAATGAAAAATACTGGATTGACATATATGGCTCAGTGGCGTTAACCGGAGAAAATATAGAATTCGAAAACTATTCTTCCGAAACAAAAAAATATTTCAAAGTAAATGCATTTTGCCCTAAAAAGGGACTATTTGCAATTATTCTCGAAAATATCACTTTCAAAAAACAAGCCGAACAGGCAATTAATGAAAGCGAAGAAAAATACAGACAGCTTACCGAAAGAAGCAATGCATTAATTTGCGAAATAGATATTCAAGGAAAATTCACATATATCAATTCAAAATTCAAAGAAAACTTAGATTACGCTCCCGAAGATTTAATAGGGCATCCCGCTTCCGAAATTTGTCATCCTGATTTAAAAAAAGGTTTTCTTAAAAAATTAAAAGGAACACTAAAAAATTTAGAGCCACAGAAAAGCGAATGGATATTTAAAGACAAATCAGGTAATTGGCGTTGGTTCAGTTGTTATTCAAACACTTTTGTTAATTCGAAAGGAGAGACTCACATTAGTGTTGCCTCATTCGACATCACCGAAAAAAAGAATTCCGAAAAGCAATTAAAAAAATATGCCGCCGACCTCAAAAACCTTAATATGACAAAAGATAAATTTTTTGGAATCATAGCACATGATTTAAAAAATCCATTCAGCAGCATGTTGGGCGCTTCCGAACTCTTGTCTCAAAACTTTGATAAATACGATGCGGAGAGAATTAAAAAATTCAGTTTAATTTTGAATGATTCTGCTAAAAGCGGCTATGCATTACTTGAAAACCTACTGGAATGGTCGAGATCGCAGACAGGTAATTTAAAATTCAATCCCGAAAAAATAAATATCCTCAAAATAATTGAGGGAATTCTTTCAAATATAAAAATTTCTGCTGCTAATAAAAACATAAAATTACATTCGGAAATCAAAGAAGATTTAATTTTGATAGCAGATAAAAACATGCTGAATACAATTCTTCGCAATTTGTTGAATAATGCAATAAAATTCACACACAAAGGAGGCAATGTATTCATAAAAACAGAAAACAACAATAATAGTGTAACTATAGCAATAAAAGATGATGGAATAGGAATTGCAAAAGAAAACATTAATAAATTATTCAGAATAGATACAAAGTTCTGCAATATAGGTACTGCGGAAGAAAGAGGAACAGGTCTCGGATTGCTATTATGCAAAGAATTCGTGGAAAAACATGGTGGTAATATTTGGGTTGAAAGCGAATTAGGAAAAGGCAGCGAATTCAAATTTACAATTCCTTTGAATAGTTAGTGTCAGTCAATAATATTGATTGACTGACCGGAGTGATTTGAGTTACTCCGTCAGTTCACATAAAATTACCCTGCCTGCAAACCATAACTTAGATTTGTTGTATCTTCAAATATCTTCTCTGAATTTATAAGCAAATCAGCATACTGGGCTCTTTTATAAACAAAAGGATTACTACTTAGTCTGCTTTTAGAGAGCTTACCTCTAAACTCATCAATATTATTATAATTTTTAATATCCATCCATTCCATCAATTCTTCTTTAATATTACTAATTTGTTTCAAGCCATTTTCATATAATGCACTAACCACCTGAACACAGGTGGCACCTGATAATATCAATTTGATTACATCTGCACCGGTGAATATTCCATGGCTGCTGCAAATATCAGCTTTAACATTTTCGAATAATAATCCCGTATATCTCAAAGATTTCTTGTAATCTCCCTTATTGCTGAAATTAAACGATTTGATATGTTTCTCACTAATAACATCAATATCGGGCTGAAAAAACGAATTAAACAAAACAAATGCATCAACTCCGATATGGTCAAGGTTTTTAATAAAATTCAGAATATTAGTGTAGTCGGAACTTAATTTTACACTTACCGGAATTGAAATATTTTGTTTAATCTCTTTAATGATATTTATTTGTTCATCTTCTATGTCTTCTGCTTCTC
This window harbors:
- a CDS encoding PAS domain S-box protein, whose translation is MKKPEQVKDAVKSISLDNNIRETSLRILLVEDNPGDVYIVKDLLKSAETKYIVTHSSRLSDALQLLNKQEFDAILLDIGLPDSTGIETLRKIKSPKIKAPIIILTGFDDKDLAIESVKEGAQDYLVKNKLSSDNISRAINHSIERKKLQEIQKKSTHQFSILSSATTSINSSENISSIQSIICNSFKGLLDDAAVAAIEITDNKITHFLFSEGPKLYFNRNKSTKGLDIYQTIFNINDNSNKILDLLSDEKLHEIEGGIYELALGNLKKEDCTYIEKMLDVKRTYAILFLRKEKMYGCAVIFTKKPIETGDISIIEAISSQITLNINRKFIENNIKLSEKRYKDLFTNSPVSKLEEDYSEVKKEIDKLKKTGHCNIGKYLWKNPDKINEWILKIKNTDFNQAALELHKADTKEQFINKYKTLIYENSQKDFIYEFSMIFDGKLKFEYETEICTISGEKRRVIIRWSAVEGYKETLERVLVSIIDITEIKKAEEDLRKLNEELEYKVQQRTKDLAKVNYLLQQELEERVKNEIKLNKLNKTLRALSRSSQAMMRAECEYDYIKEICKIIVEDCGHSMVWVGYAGHDEDKTVKPIAHSGFEEGYLEKLNVTWADNERGRGPTGTAIRTEKPAMCKNMLTDETFKPWREEAIKRGYASSIAIPFSVDNETFGAITIYSKEPDPFSEGEVNLLLELANDLAHGITVIKLREAQMKAEEALRESEEKYRLLFNKMIDGFALHEIILDGNGKPYDYKYISINPAFEELTGLKSENVIGKKVSEVIPTNEKYWIDIYGSVALTGENIEFENYSSETKKYFKVNAFCPKKGLFAIILENITFKKQAEQAINESEEKYRQLTERSNALICEIDIQGKFTYINSKFKENLDYAPEDLIGHPASEICHPDLKKGFLKKLKGTLKNLEPQKSEWIFKDKSGNWRWFSCYSNTFVNSKGETHISVASFDITEKKNSEKQLKKYAADLKNLNMTKDKFFGIIAHDLKNPFSSMLGASELLSQNFDKYDAERIKKFSLILNDSAKSGYALLENLLEWSRSQTGNLKFNPEKINILKIIEGILSNIKISAANKNIKLHSEIKEDLILIADKNMLNTILRNLLNNAIKFTHKGGNVFIKTENNNNSVTIAIKDDGIGIAKENINKLFRIDTKFCNIGTAEERGTGLGLLLCKEFVEKHGGNIWVESELGKGSEFKFTIPLNS
- a CDS encoding dihydroorotate dehydrogenase-like protein, with product MKNLKTKYMGIEIDNPIIVGASSISSDIDKLKRAEELGVGAIVYKSLFEEQIQLEKFQLDEKLAEYNDMHAEMLTMHPHIEHAGPDEHLFNIRKASEGLSVPLIASINAVNKDTWLKYAKLLSETGVAGIELNFYQIPSDFTREAEDIEDEQINIIKEIKQNISIPVSVKLSSDYTNILNFIKNLDHIGVDAFVLFNSFFQPDIDVISEKHIKSFNFSNKGDYKKSLRYTGLLFENVKADICSSHGIFTGADVIKLILSGATCVQVVSALYENGLKQISNIKEELMEWMDIKNYNNIDEFRGKLSKSRLSSNPFVYKRAQYADLLINSEKIFEDTTNLSYGLQAG